The following coding sequences lie in one Pseudarthrobacter phenanthrenivorans Sphe3 genomic window:
- a CDS encoding SDR family NAD(P)-dependent oxidoreductase, translating into MSTFPTERTAIITGAVSERGIGRATANYLAAQGWNIGIIDLDDALCKATAKELASQYGVQAHGAGANVADEASVRAAIDSIEAELPQVVALANVAGVSSPVPYLELDAAEWNRVLDINLNGVHYATKRVAESMARNRIGRIVNISSVSAQRGGGTFSKTPYSAAKAGVIGLTRATARELGEYDITVNAISPGPIDTDIMGGTLSEERKEELTKDLVVNRVGSTRDIAAAIAFLFSEDAGYISGQTLNVDGGLYMH; encoded by the coding sequence ATGAGCACTTTCCCCACGGAACGCACGGCAATAATTACGGGCGCCGTCTCCGAGCGGGGCATTGGCCGCGCCACCGCAAACTACCTTGCCGCCCAGGGCTGGAACATCGGCATCATCGATCTTGACGATGCCCTGTGCAAGGCCACAGCCAAGGAGCTTGCCTCCCAGTACGGGGTCCAGGCCCACGGCGCCGGTGCCAACGTGGCAGACGAAGCGTCCGTCCGTGCGGCCATCGACTCGATCGAGGCCGAGCTGCCGCAGGTCGTTGCGCTGGCCAACGTTGCCGGCGTCAGCTCCCCGGTTCCCTACCTGGAGCTCGATGCTGCCGAATGGAACCGCGTGCTGGACATCAACCTGAATGGTGTCCACTACGCCACCAAGCGGGTCGCTGAATCCATGGCCAGGAACCGGATTGGCCGCATCGTCAACATTTCCTCGGTATCCGCCCAGCGCGGCGGCGGCACCTTCTCCAAGACTCCCTACTCAGCGGCAAAGGCAGGCGTGATCGGCCTGACCCGTGCCACTGCCCGTGAACTGGGGGAGTACGACATCACCGTCAACGCCATCTCTCCCGGTCCCATCGATACGGACATCATGGGCGGGACGCTCAGCGAAGAACGGAAAGAGGAACTCACCAAAGACCTGGTGGTCAACCGTGTGGGCTCCACCCGTGACATTGCCGCCGCCATCGCCTTCCTCTTCAGCGAAGACGCCGGCTACATCTCCGGCCAGACGCTGAACGTGGACGGCGGGCTCTACATGCATTAG